In Terriglobales bacterium, the following proteins share a genomic window:
- a CDS encoding RNA chaperone Hfq, whose translation MKDSFDSTAVGRAPEPESFTSRKLIRPTLAANGNRGDAQRPEGERRDRSTAGKKTPPAEQTHAENFYYQKQISTRTPLVVVLQDGESVHGILEWYDRCCIKVNRSGQPNLLIYKQAIRYMYKESEG comes from the coding sequence ATGAAGGACTCTTTCGATTCAACCGCCGTCGGTCGGGCGCCTGAACCGGAATCGTTCACCAGCCGGAAGCTGATCCGTCCCACGCTTGCCGCCAATGGCAATCGCGGAGACGCCCAGCGTCCTGAAGGCGAACGTCGTGACCGGTCCACCGCGGGCAAGAAGACCCCGCCTGCGGAACAAACGCACGCCGAGAATTTCTACTACCAAAAGCAGATCTCGACCAGAACGCCGCTGGTAGTCGTTCTCCAGGACGGCGAATCTGTCCACGGTATCCTCGAGTGGTATGACCGCTGCTGCATCAAAGTCAACCGCTCAGGCCAACCCAATCTCCTGATTTACAAACAGGCCATTCGCTACATGTACAAGGAATCTGAAGGCTAA
- a CDS encoding CHRD domain-containing protein, translating to MRRLLVSFFALFLLTAVSHADQFLYYADLTGAAESPSNASAGTGSTLVTYDSVAHTLRVEIQWSGLSSGTTASHIHCCVANPFDTTLNAPVATQVPRFVGFPTGVTSGSYDHLFDLTDAASWNATFITANGGSVSGAESALAAGMAAGKAYLNIHTTNYPGGEIRGFLAPAPEPASMAIFGSMLAGLIAVRRKSK from the coding sequence ATGAGACGCCTTTTGGTCTCGTTCTTTGCGCTGTTCCTTCTCACCGCCGTTTCGCACGCAGACCAGTTCCTTTATTACGCCGATCTCACGGGCGCAGCCGAATCACCATCCAACGCATCCGCTGGCACTGGCTCAACCCTCGTTACCTACGACTCCGTCGCGCACACGCTCCGCGTTGAAATCCAGTGGTCTGGCCTGTCCTCCGGCACCACCGCGTCCCATATCCACTGTTGCGTCGCCAACCCGTTCGATACAACACTCAATGCACCTGTCGCGACGCAGGTCCCGCGGTTCGTTGGATTCCCCACCGGGGTGACCTCCGGCAGCTACGACCATCTTTTCGATCTCACTGACGCCGCCAGTTGGAACGCGACCTTCATCACTGCCAATGGCGGAAGTGTCAGTGGCGCTGAGAGTGCGCTAGCCGCTGGAATGGCCGCCGGCAAAGCCTACCTGAATATCCACACAACGAATTACCCCGGCGGCGAAATTCGCGGATTCCTCGCGCCTGCACCGGAGCCGGCCTCCATGGCGATTTTCGGAAGCATGCTGGCTGGCCTGATCGCCGTTCGCCGTAAATCGAAATAG
- a CDS encoding YdeI/OmpD-associated family protein yields the protein MTTVFFRSSDEFRHWLAKNHDSEKELVVGFYKKESGRPSITYPEARDQALCFGWIDGVRRNIDEVSYCIRFTPRKAKSIWSAVNIARVKELTKLGQMVPEGLKVFETRHEDLTRRYSFENKPTKFEPPDEKIFRAKAKAWEFFQSQPPGYRRTAMFWMMSAKREETRRKRLEELISDSGKGLRIRVLRRGE from the coding sequence ATGACTACGGTTTTCTTCCGATCATCGGACGAGTTTCGGCACTGGCTGGCTAAAAACCACGACAGCGAAAAGGAATTAGTGGTGGGGTTCTACAAGAAGGAGTCCGGGCGGCCGAGCATCACCTATCCGGAAGCCCGGGACCAGGCGCTTTGCTTCGGGTGGATCGACGGTGTGCGGCGGAACATAGATGAGGTGAGCTACTGCATCCGGTTCACTCCGCGGAAGGCAAAAAGCATTTGGAGCGCCGTGAATATTGCCCGGGTGAAGGAATTGACGAAGCTGGGGCAAATGGTGCCGGAGGGGCTGAAGGTCTTTGAGACGAGACATGAAGACCTTACCCGGAGGTATTCGTTCGAGAATAAGCCCACCAAGTTTGAGCCGCCGGACGAGAAGATATTCCGGGCGAAGGCTAAGGCTTGGGAGTTTTTTCAGAGTCAGCCGCCGGGATATCGGCGAACGGCGATGTTCTGGATGATGTCCGCCAAACGGGAAGAGACGCGGCGCAAGAGGCTGGAGGAGTTGATCTCAGATTCCGGGAAAGGGTTGAGGATCAGGGTATTGAGAAGGGGGGAGTAG
- a CDS encoding ABC transporter ATP-binding protein yields the protein MRQLLRLLRYVIPYLAQLIPAVVMLASVGFLEAFRLLLIGPIFDRVLNPASQSKNILLVTLPWNHEPIYLQQFMPERFQNAWTIVAVALVASTLLKGVLDYAGTYLVNYAGYGLITDLRDDLYNSILRRSAAFFHKHTTGTLLSTLINDIERVQVAMSSVLAEFLQQTFTLVFLSLAVISLGGKLSWVLALFIPAVLLSARRIGKRVRKTTRSGQDKLAEIQNILHETITGNRIVKAFGMEMWESFRFRGAAQRLFRANMRSVRASSLSSPLMDFFGSIAIALLILLGRDQIKAGHMTPGIFVTFLFAVVRLYDPVRKFAIFNNSFQQALGASSSIFAFMDAEDDVKEKAHPKVVKQFRDSIRFDNVSFSYDKENPRGVLQDINLEVKKGEVLAIVGSSGAGKSTLVHLIPRFFDVTEGRLLLDGTDIRDLSLSSLRSLVAVVTQDTILFNDTVRNNIAYGQPHVSEDKVITAAKAALADEFIREMPEGYNTIIGERGLRLSGGQRQRLTIARAILKNAPILILDEATSALDTESEALVQSAIENLMEGRTVFVIAHRLSTVRRADRIMVLENGTIADMGTHEDLLNRLGTYRRLYDLQFVDIESAKVPSNDAR from the coding sequence ATGCGTCAACTTCTGCGCCTGCTCCGATACGTCATTCCTTACCTGGCGCAGCTTATTCCAGCAGTCGTCATGCTGGCCTCAGTCGGCTTCCTGGAAGCCTTCCGTCTGCTGCTAATCGGCCCCATTTTCGATCGCGTGCTCAACCCGGCGTCCCAATCGAAGAACATCCTGCTGGTCACGCTGCCCTGGAACCACGAGCCGATCTACCTCCAGCAGTTCATGCCGGAACGCTTTCAGAACGCCTGGACGATCGTTGCCGTAGCGCTCGTCGCGTCCACTCTTCTCAAAGGCGTGCTGGACTACGCCGGCACATACCTCGTGAATTACGCCGGATACGGCCTTATCACCGATCTCCGCGACGACCTCTACAACAGCATCCTCCGCCGCTCGGCCGCGTTCTTTCACAAGCACACCACCGGAACCCTGCTATCCACTCTGATCAACGATATCGAGCGCGTTCAGGTCGCCATGTCCTCGGTTCTCGCCGAGTTCCTCCAGCAGACCTTCACTCTGGTGTTCCTCTCGCTTGCCGTCATCAGCCTCGGTGGCAAACTGTCCTGGGTTCTGGCGCTGTTCATTCCCGCCGTTCTGCTGTCCGCGCGCCGCATCGGGAAGCGCGTTCGCAAGACCACCCGCTCCGGTCAAGACAAGCTCGCGGAAATCCAGAACATACTCCACGAGACCATCACCGGCAATCGCATCGTGAAAGCCTTCGGCATGGAGATGTGGGAGTCCTTCCGCTTCCGTGGTGCCGCGCAACGCCTCTTCCGCGCCAACATGCGTTCCGTTCGCGCCAGTTCCCTGAGTTCTCCCCTGATGGACTTCTTCGGATCCATCGCCATTGCCCTGCTCATCCTGCTGGGCCGCGACCAGATCAAAGCCGGACACATGACCCCCGGCATCTTCGTCACCTTCCTATTCGCCGTTGTCCGCCTCTACGATCCGGTCCGTAAGTTCGCCATCTTCAACAACAGCTTCCAGCAGGCCCTCGGCGCGTCTTCCTCGATCTTCGCTTTCATGGACGCCGAAGACGACGTGAAAGAAAAGGCTCACCCGAAGGTCGTAAAGCAGTTCCGTGACAGCATTCGCTTCGACAACGTCAGCTTTTCCTACGACAAAGAAAATCCGCGTGGCGTTCTTCAGGACATCAACCTCGAAGTGAAGAAGGGTGAGGTCCTCGCTATCGTCGGTTCCAGTGGTGCCGGTAAGAGCACCCTTGTGCACCTGATACCGCGCTTCTTCGATGTAACCGAGGGGCGCCTTCTGCTCGACGGCACCGACATTCGCGACCTCTCCCTGAGCTCCTTGCGATCCCTTGTCGCCGTCGTCACCCAGGACACTATCCTCTTCAACGACACCGTCCGCAACAACATCGCCTACGGCCAGCCCCACGTGTCGGAAGACAAGGTCATCACCGCTGCCAAGGCGGCACTCGCAGACGAGTTCATCCGCGAAATGCCCGAGGGCTACAACACCATCATCGGCGAGCGGGGATTGCGTCTCTCCGGAGGCCAGCGCCAGCGCCTTACCATTGCGCGCGCCATCCTCAAGAACGCTCCGATCCTCATCCTCGACGAGGCCACCTCTGCGCTCGATACCGAGTCCGAGGCCCTCGTCCAGTCCGCCATCGAGAACCTGATGGAAGGTCGCACCGTCTTCGTGATTGCTCACCGTCTTTCCACTGTCCGCCGTGCCGACCGCATCATGGTCCTGGAAAATGGCACGATTGCTGACATGGGCACCCACGAAGACCTGCTGAATCGCCTCGGGACATATCGCAGGTTGTATGATTTGCAGTTCGTTGACATCGAATCGGCAAAGGTACCGTCCAATGACGCACGCTAG
- a CDS encoding YicC/YloC family endoribonuclease, translating into MSIRSMTGFAQVKGQITDHLAFTLSLKSVNHRFLDLHLRMPADTDALEMKIRRVLKDKLARGHVELTFSLDRGSANGFALNRQIVNGYVQAYRAAAAEHGITSDPDLNAIFKVPGALEGAVEIDPEQVEAAVLPKLEEAISKLDHMRADEGHAIEKELRDRIARLTKAVAEIDQVRSIVLNAYMEKLQARISELIGGQANPDRILQEAAMLAERSDIQEEVVRMQTHIKHFLQHIEGAKEVGKKLDFLLQEMGRESNTILSKTSGVAGEALKITEYGLAMKAEIEKLREQVQNIE; encoded by the coding sequence ATGTCTATTCGCTCTATGACCGGATTCGCGCAGGTGAAAGGCCAGATCACCGACCACCTCGCCTTCACGCTGTCGCTCAAATCCGTAAATCACCGTTTCCTTGACCTCCACCTCCGTATGCCGGCCGATACCGACGCGCTCGAAATGAAAATTCGTCGGGTCCTCAAAGACAAGCTCGCCCGCGGACACGTCGAACTCACCTTCTCGCTCGACCGCGGCTCAGCCAATGGCTTCGCGCTCAACCGCCAGATCGTCAACGGATACGTGCAGGCATACCGCGCTGCCGCCGCCGAGCACGGCATCACCTCCGATCCTGACCTGAACGCCATCTTCAAGGTTCCCGGCGCTCTGGAAGGTGCAGTTGAGATTGATCCCGAGCAGGTGGAAGCCGCCGTGCTCCCCAAGCTCGAAGAGGCTATCTCCAAGCTCGATCACATGCGTGCCGACGAAGGCCACGCCATCGAGAAGGAATTGCGCGACCGCATCGCTCGGCTCACGAAAGCCGTCGCCGAAATCGACCAGGTCCGCAGCATCGTCCTCAACGCCTATATGGAGAAGCTCCAGGCACGGATCTCCGAGCTCATCGGCGGTCAGGCCAATCCCGACCGCATCCTGCAGGAAGCCGCCATGCTGGCCGAGCGTAGCGACATTCAGGAAGAAGTCGTGCGCATGCAAACGCACATCAAGCACTTCCTTCAGCACATCGAAGGCGCGAAAGAAGTCGGCAAGAAACTCGACTTCCTCCTCCAGGAAATGGGCCGCGAATCCAACACCATCCTGTCGAAGACCAGCGGCGTCGCCGGCGAAGCGCTGAAGATCACCGAATACGGACTTGCCATGAAAGCCGAGATCGAAAAACTCCGGGAGCAGGTGCAGAACATCGAATGA
- the gmk gene encoding guanylate kinase — MIGQQKPGTVFIISAPSGSGKTTLTNRLLSLVPGLQFSISYTTREPRGSEEHGREYFFVTRGEFAAMRDAGEFLEHAEVFGNCYGTARRFLAEATAKGKDLILDIDVQGAQQVKEKMPEAISIFILPPSRSELEMRLTSRSQAEHVTSREVIRRRLEEAAREIEKYPKYDYILVNDHLEESIDQLKSIVLAERAKRSGSTSPDEKTLAKANALLLPNMRQRAQQIFESFGLAPAPQ, encoded by the coding sequence ATGATCGGCCAGCAGAAGCCCGGAACGGTTTTCATCATCTCGGCCCCCAGCGGATCGGGCAAAACCACGCTCACCAATCGCCTGCTCAGCCTGGTTCCCGGACTCCAGTTCTCCATCTCCTATACCACCCGTGAGCCCCGTGGAAGCGAAGAGCACGGCCGTGAATACTTCTTCGTCACCCGCGGCGAGTTCGCAGCCATGCGCGATGCCGGAGAATTCCTCGAGCACGCCGAAGTCTTCGGCAACTGTTACGGCACGGCCCGCCGCTTTCTCGCCGAAGCTACCGCAAAGGGTAAGGACCTCATCCTCGACATCGATGTTCAGGGCGCCCAGCAGGTAAAGGAGAAGATGCCCGAAGCCATCAGTATCTTCATCCTTCCACCGTCCCGCTCGGAACTCGAGATGCGCCTTACCAGCCGCTCTCAGGCGGAACACGTAACTTCCCGGGAAGTTATCCGTAGACGGCTCGAAGAAGCCGCCCGTGAGATTGAGAAATACCCAAAATACGACTATATTTTGGTTAACGACCATCTAGAAGAGTCGATCGACCAGCTCAAATCGATTGTGCTGGCGGAACGTGCGAAACGTAGCGGAAGTACCTCCCCAGACGAAAAGACCTTGGCAAAGGCCAATGCCTTACTACTTCCGAACATGCGTCAGCGTGCGCAACAAATTTTCGAGTCCTTTGGACTCGCACCGGCCCCGCAATAA
- the rpoZ gene encoding DNA-directed RNA polymerase subunit omega: MKLMEGFDSNYRYILVAARRARQLQSGARPLVETITRKPCKIAREEIRAGKIKWSITANEKSAVEQASELLDGAAEA; the protein is encoded by the coding sequence ATGAAGTTGATGGAAGGCTTCGATAGCAACTATCGCTACATCCTTGTAGCTGCCCGCCGCGCCCGCCAACTGCAATCCGGCGCTCGCCCGCTAGTTGAAACCATCACCCGCAAGCCCTGCAAAATCGCTCGGGAGGAGATTCGCGCAGGTAAGATCAAGTGGTCGATTACCGCGAACGAGAAGTCGGCCGTCGAACAGGCCAGCGAACTTTTGGACGGCGCAGCGGAAGCATAG
- the coaBC gene encoding bifunctional phosphopantothenoylcysteine decarboxylase/phosphopantothenate--cysteine ligase CoaBC has protein sequence MNIALGVTGGIAAYKAAEVLRLLQDRGVRSQVIMTRAAQEFVRPLTFAALSGQKVITEMFSSDYGGQANLDSAVEHISVAESIQALVVVPATADIIAKFANGVADDFLSTLYLATTAPVVVAPAMNVNMWNHPATQANLEVLRKRGVRIVEPGSGYLACGMIGAGRLAANENIVEAVLDVLQTTKDLVGETVLVTAGPTREPIDPVRYISNRSSGKMGYALAEEASRRGAKVILVSGPVSLNPPVNVEIVRVETAKEMRDAVFARKDEASVIIKSAAVADYTPAKPEGKKMKRHDAFSLDLTPTDDIATLLSKRRDGQLLIGFAAETNDVLEHARQKMLKKRMDAIVANDVSRKDIGFDSDQNAVTIITATDVQEIPVTSKREVAGRILDTVKALRQRTPAAAKKNA, from the coding sequence ATGAACATCGCACTCGGCGTTACCGGCGGCATTGCGGCGTATAAAGCGGCAGAGGTCCTGCGCTTACTTCAGGATCGCGGAGTACGTTCGCAGGTCATCATGACCCGCGCCGCCCAGGAGTTTGTTCGGCCCCTCACCTTCGCCGCCCTTTCCGGACAGAAGGTCATCACCGAGATGTTCAGCTCCGACTACGGCGGACAGGCCAATCTCGATTCCGCCGTTGAACACATCTCTGTAGCCGAATCCATTCAGGCTCTCGTCGTTGTTCCGGCCACAGCCGACATCATTGCCAAGTTCGCCAATGGAGTTGCCGACGACTTCCTCTCCACGCTCTACCTCGCTACCACCGCTCCTGTCGTTGTCGCACCGGCGATGAACGTCAACATGTGGAATCATCCCGCGACTCAGGCCAATCTGGAAGTCTTGCGGAAGCGCGGCGTTCGCATCGTCGAACCCGGTAGCGGATACCTGGCCTGCGGCATGATCGGCGCCGGACGCCTCGCCGCCAACGAGAACATCGTCGAAGCCGTACTCGACGTGCTCCAAACCACCAAGGACCTCGTCGGTGAAACCGTTCTCGTCACCGCAGGCCCGACTCGCGAGCCCATTGACCCCGTCCGCTACATTTCCAATCGATCCAGCGGAAAAATGGGATATGCGCTGGCTGAAGAAGCATCACGCCGCGGAGCGAAAGTTATTCTCGTCAGCGGCCCGGTTTCACTGAACCCACCGGTCAACGTCGAGATCGTCCGAGTAGAAACCGCGAAAGAGATGCGCGACGCCGTCTTCGCGCGTAAAGACGAAGCCTCGGTCATCATCAAGTCCGCCGCCGTCGCCGATTACACTCCCGCGAAACCCGAAGGCAAAAAGATGAAGCGGCACGACGCCTTCTCGCTCGACCTCACCCCGACAGACGACATCGCAACACTGCTTTCGAAGCGCCGCGATGGCCAGTTGCTTATCGGCTTCGCCGCCGAAACCAACGACGTCCTCGAGCACGCCCGCCAGAAGATGCTGAAGAAGCGCATGGACGCCATCGTCGCCAACGACGTCTCTCGCAAAGACATCGGCTTCGACAGCGACCAGAACGCCGTCACCATCATCACCGCCACCGATGTTCAGGAAATTCCAGTAACCTCGAAGCGCGAAGTCGCCGGGCGGATACTTGACACAGTCAAAGCGCTTCGGCAGCGTACCCCAGCAGCCGCCAAGAAGAACGCGTAA
- a CDS encoding EVE domain-containing protein, whose product MERLTMSRMYYLLKTEASAYSFADLQRDKTTIWDGVTNPVAVKNLRGMTKGDELVIYHTGDERRAVGTAQVVSVDATDAKNPKVAIKVGKALKTPKSLDEIKAEKVFADSPLIKIGRLSVVPLTKEQWEWVVG is encoded by the coding sequence ATGGAACGGCTTACAATGTCTCGCATGTATTACCTCCTGAAAACTGAAGCCAGTGCGTATTCGTTTGCCGACCTGCAGCGTGATAAGACCACGATCTGGGACGGTGTCACCAATCCAGTAGCGGTCAAGAACCTGCGCGGGATGACGAAAGGCGACGAACTCGTCATCTATCACACGGGCGATGAACGCCGGGCGGTGGGTACTGCACAGGTAGTATCGGTGGACGCGACGGATGCCAAAAATCCGAAAGTTGCGATCAAAGTGGGGAAGGCGCTGAAGACGCCGAAGTCGCTGGATGAGATCAAGGCGGAGAAGGTGTTTGCGGATTCTCCGCTGATCAAGATTGGAAGGCTTTCGGTGGTGCCGCTGACGAAGGAACAGTGGGAGTGGGTGGTGGGGTAA
- a CDS encoding GAF domain-containing SpoIIE family protein phosphatase produces MATSPLPRTESSIRPHSEWFVHDLLKLQKAAQAISSTLDLDELLNKIVNEVAAWFDCIESSIWLHDESTNEMVLAAVKGCTMFTCCGARLKVGEQGMIGHVAAVGTTCYAPDVSRDPYFVPCEEGTNSELDIPLKIGNKVIGVFSTAHHELDGFPLSQRRLLEVLCQHIAVAVQNAQAYRSEVRQREQMQREAREARVIQQSLLPKSSPFLPGLALEATSVPAGEVGGDWYDYIDLGDDRWGIVLADVAGKGMAAALLMSATRGILRSLARAYDSPAEVLSKLNLVLRDDFPAGRYVTMIYGVLDAQRHTITFANAGHPHPVLVHGSEAKSIDAGSGLPLGLAETLYNDHVVELAHGNKVVFYTDGISEAEDRKQDEFGTRRICEHMLQPHASADSLLKAACAHSPGPPADDATVILLRCTATA; encoded by the coding sequence ATGGCTACCAGTCCGCTTCCACGCACCGAGTCCTCGATTCGCCCGCACTCGGAATGGTTTGTGCACGATCTTCTTAAGCTTCAGAAAGCCGCGCAAGCCATCAGTTCTACGCTCGACCTCGACGAACTTCTAAACAAGATCGTCAACGAAGTGGCCGCCTGGTTCGACTGTATCGAGAGTTCCATCTGGCTTCATGACGAGTCCACCAACGAGATGGTCCTCGCCGCCGTGAAGGGATGCACCATGTTCACCTGCTGCGGCGCGCGTCTCAAAGTCGGTGAGCAGGGAATGATCGGCCACGTAGCCGCAGTAGGCACCACCTGCTACGCCCCGGACGTCAGCAGAGACCCCTACTTCGTTCCCTGCGAAGAAGGCACGAACAGCGAACTCGATATCCCGCTGAAGATCGGCAACAAGGTCATCGGCGTCTTCTCGACCGCGCACCACGAACTCGATGGCTTTCCACTCAGCCAGCGCCGGTTGCTGGAAGTTCTCTGCCAGCACATCGCCGTCGCCGTTCAGAATGCTCAGGCATATCGCAGCGAAGTGCGCCAACGGGAACAGATGCAGCGCGAAGCCCGAGAGGCCCGTGTCATCCAGCAGTCGCTGCTGCCGAAATCTTCCCCGTTCCTCCCCGGACTCGCGCTTGAAGCCACCAGCGTCCCCGCCGGAGAAGTCGGTGGAGACTGGTACGACTACATCGATCTCGGCGACGACCGCTGGGGCATCGTGCTCGCCGATGTCGCCGGTAAGGGCATGGCCGCCGCGCTCCTGATGTCCGCCACCCGCGGCATTCTGCGTTCGCTCGCGCGCGCTTACGATAGCCCCGCCGAAGTCTTAAGCAAGTTGAATCTCGTTCTCCGCGACGACTTCCCCGCCGGACGCTACGTCACCATGATTTACGGTGTGCTCGACGCACAACGCCATACAATTACCTTCGCCAACGCGGGACACCCTCACCCGGTGCTCGTTCACGGCTCCGAAGCGAAGTCCATCGATGCCGGTTCCGGTCTCCCCCTCGGACTTGCCGAAACGCTCTATAACGACCACGTCGTGGAACTCGCACACGGCAACAAAGTGGTCTTCTATACCGATGGCATTAGTGAAGCGGAAGACCGGAAACAGGACGAATTCGGCACCCGCCGCATTTGCGAGCACATGCTTCAGCCGCACGCGTCAGCCGATAGTCTGCTCAAGGCCGCCTGCGCTCATTCGCCCGGGCCGCCAGCGGACGACGCAACCGTCATCCTCCTCCGTTGCACTGCAACGGCCTAG
- a CDS encoding DUF6677 family protein, with product MAEKPAYVGTPNPTMAIVAPAVGWLIPGMGHLIQKRWGRGLLLMASIVTMFLLGLAMQGKVYRPNSGDLLDMLGFIGDLGAGGLYIVTRTLDAGQGAIHRAVADYGTKFIVVSGLLNVIAAIDAHHIAMGKKP from the coding sequence ATGGCAGAGAAGCCGGCATACGTCGGCACGCCGAATCCGACGATGGCGATTGTGGCGCCCGCGGTCGGCTGGCTGATTCCGGGAATGGGGCACCTGATCCAGAAACGGTGGGGGCGCGGCCTGCTGCTGATGGCTTCCATCGTGACCATGTTCCTGCTGGGACTGGCGATGCAGGGGAAGGTGTACCGTCCGAACAGCGGTGACCTGCTGGACATGCTGGGCTTCATTGGCGACCTGGGCGCGGGTGGGCTGTACATTGTGACGCGCACGCTGGATGCAGGACAGGGCGCGATTCACCGGGCCGTCGCCGATTACGGGACGAAGTTCATTGTGGTTTCCGGACTGCTAAACGTGATTGCCGCCATTGATGCACACCACATCGCAATGGGGAAGAAGCCATGA
- a CDS encoding M24 family metallopeptidase: protein MNLSAIQTALRERNIDAWLFYDHHHRDAIAYRVLGLPDSLFVTRRWYYVIPANGEPQKLVHRIEAGHLDSLPGSKREYSAWQELFEGIETILKPYKKVAMQYSPNNVVFYVSLTDAGTVEFVRGLGKEIVSSGDLVARFEATLTDEQIKTHYEAKDKIDAIVAAAFKEIGNRVRSGGTHEYEIQKWFLEQFEREGLFTDEAPIVAVNANSGNPHYGPDETHSAAIKEGDWVLLDVWAKLDKPKAVYYDITWTGFVGPNPSDRHREIFKIVTSARDAGVEKVKAAIAAGQKLEGWMVDEATRNTIEKSGYGRNFIHRTGHSIGSEVHANGANMDNLEIHDERQVLPNSCFSIEPGLYFPDFGVRSEVNMMVRERSAEVTGKIQKEIVLI, encoded by the coding sequence ATGAACCTTTCCGCGATTCAGACGGCGCTCCGCGAGCGCAACATTGATGCCTGGCTGTTCTACGACCATCACCACCGCGATGCGATTGCCTATCGCGTGCTTGGCCTGCCGGATTCGCTGTTCGTGACAAGGCGCTGGTATTACGTGATTCCGGCGAATGGCGAGCCGCAGAAGCTGGTACACCGGATTGAAGCCGGGCACCTGGATTCTCTGCCGGGAAGCAAGCGGGAGTATTCGGCCTGGCAGGAGTTGTTTGAAGGCATTGAGACCATCCTGAAGCCGTACAAGAAAGTGGCGATGCAGTACTCGCCGAACAACGTGGTGTTCTATGTGTCGCTGACCGACGCGGGAACGGTGGAGTTCGTGCGGGGCCTGGGAAAAGAGATCGTGAGTTCGGGCGACCTGGTGGCGCGGTTTGAGGCGACGCTGACAGACGAACAGATCAAGACCCATTACGAAGCCAAGGACAAGATCGACGCTATTGTGGCTGCGGCGTTCAAGGAGATCGGAAACCGTGTCCGGAGTGGCGGGACGCACGAGTACGAGATCCAGAAGTGGTTCCTGGAGCAGTTCGAGCGCGAGGGGTTGTTTACGGACGAAGCGCCGATCGTGGCGGTGAATGCAAATAGCGGGAATCCGCATTACGGGCCGGACGAGACGCATTCGGCGGCGATCAAGGAAGGCGACTGGGTGCTGCTGGACGTGTGGGCGAAGCTGGACAAGCCGAAGGCCGTTTATTACGACATCACGTGGACGGGGTTCGTGGGACCGAATCCGTCGGACAGGCACCGCGAGATCTTCAAGATCGTGACGTCGGCACGTGATGCAGGCGTCGAGAAGGTGAAGGCGGCGATTGCAGCCGGACAGAAGCTGGAAGGCTGGATGGTGGATGAGGCGACACGGAACACGATCGAGAAGTCGGGATACGGGCGAAACTTCATTCACCGGACCGGTCATTCGATCGGGTCGGAAGTCCACGCGAACGGCGCGAACATGGACAACCTGGAGATCCATGATGAGCGGCAGGTGCTGCCGAACTCGTGTTTCTCGATTGAGCCGGGACTGTACTTTCCCGATTTTGGCGTGCGCAGCGAAGTAAACATGATGGTCCGCGAGCGTTCCGCCGAGGTAACAGGTAAAATTCAGAAAGAGATCGTACTGATCTAG
- a CDS encoding DNA alkylation repair protein, translated as MKKTPAYIAAHIRRVLANGASAPHTEEVQRFFKEEIQSRGWYTDELRKVAVRFRKALLNDCGQEFLIAVADKLFRGRVLEEKVFAVILLQGVVKQFGDAEFKLFASWIARVSTWADHDALASYLLGPMIAAEPKRAKAVFTWAKSRDRWHRRAAAVSLIRAIQQQKCRREVVQISNLLLKDEDDMVQKGLGWLLRVAAKADHDVTLPYLMKIRDKAPRLVLRTACETLPIDEKVKVCGATVGRKRGSKRVHAIQ; from the coding sequence ATGAAAAAGACACCCGCCTATATTGCTGCGCATATTCGTCGTGTGCTGGCGAACGGCGCTTCGGCCCCGCATACAGAAGAAGTCCAACGGTTTTTCAAGGAAGAGATCCAGTCGCGTGGCTGGTACACAGATGAGCTGCGGAAGGTGGCGGTGCGGTTTCGCAAGGCGCTGCTGAATGATTGCGGACAGGAGTTCCTGATCGCGGTGGCGGACAAGTTATTTCGCGGACGGGTGCTGGAAGAGAAGGTGTTCGCGGTCATCCTGCTGCAAGGGGTGGTGAAGCAGTTTGGAGACGCGGAGTTCAAGCTGTTCGCGTCGTGGATTGCGCGGGTGAGCACGTGGGCGGATCATGACGCGCTGGCGTCGTACCTGCTGGGGCCGATGATCGCGGCGGAACCGAAGCGGGCCAAGGCGGTGTTTACGTGGGCGAAGTCGCGGGACCGGTGGCATCGGAGGGCGGCGGCGGTGTCGTTGATAAGGGCGATCCAGCAGCAGAAGTGCCGTCGCGAGGTGGTGCAGATATCGAACCTGTTATTGAAGGATGAAGACGATATGGTGCAGAAGGGATTGGGCTGGCTGCTGCGGGTGGCCGCGAAGGCCGACCATGATGTGACCCTTCCGTACTTGATGAAGATCCGCGATAAAGCGCCCAGACTGGTGCTGAGAACAGCGTGCGAAACGCTGCCGATTGACGAGAAGGTGAAGGTCTGCGGGGCGACGGTGGGCCGAAAGAGGGGCTCAAAGCGGGTCCACGCGATACAATAG